Proteins found in one Acidobacteriota bacterium genomic segment:
- a CDS encoding serine/threonine-protein phosphatase, with product MPETILAPRTVPHPDVLVRPPDIGIDAISIPAGEFTGDFYFTEEVGGDFWFAVGDVAGKGLSASLLGALMKEELDRAIFECASSSPAELVARIHDVVVREMPGNRFVTAIVGRIDSRLNMTIVNAGHPSPLLVSEPSPAGPRGGSTVSIPSTGPVVGILPVSLWREESFRLRRGDRLVMYTDGLIEATSPDGEEIGEQRVLDILQGSDRESIAEELVAGADSFSNGIQSDDLTVVVLEVR from the coding sequence GTGCCTGAGACGATACTCGCTCCCCGTACGGTTCCGCACCCGGATGTGCTGGTTCGTCCGCCCGACATCGGCATCGACGCGATCTCGATTCCCGCGGGCGAGTTCACCGGTGATTTCTACTTCACCGAGGAGGTCGGCGGAGATTTCTGGTTCGCGGTAGGCGACGTCGCGGGGAAGGGGCTGAGTGCGTCTCTTCTGGGGGCGCTGATGAAGGAAGAGCTCGATCGAGCGATTTTCGAGTGCGCTTCGTCGAGTCCCGCCGAGCTGGTCGCGCGCATTCATGACGTCGTCGTGCGGGAGATGCCGGGAAACCGGTTCGTCACGGCCATCGTCGGACGGATCGATTCACGTCTGAACATGACGATCGTGAATGCGGGTCATCCTTCGCCTCTGCTCGTCAGCGAGCCGTCCCCTGCCGGCCCGCGCGGTGGCTCGACGGTCTCAATTCCCTCGACCGGTCCGGTCGTCGGAATCCTTCCGGTCTCGCTCTGGCGTGAGGAATCGTTCAGGCTCCGCAGGGGCGACCGGCTCGTGATGTACACCGACGGGCTGATCGAGGCGACTTCGCCTGACGGAGAAGAGATAGGAGAACAGAGAGTCCTCGACATCCTGCAAGGCTCCGATCGGGAATCGATTGCGGAAGAGCTCGTCGCCGGGGCTGACAGTTTTTCGAACGGAATCCAGAGCGACGACCTGACGGTGGTGGTTCTGGAGGTGCGCTGA
- a CDS encoding methylated-DNA--[protein]-cysteine S-methyltransferase, which translates to MQCRNVLTHIDAMRTDEIDSQDRDRIRQHLDDCPSCEESVTDLEGFAALARSLRHSPSESLAERVCSSVLDSYDSFDLDGDRVWVAFSSAGLRMVDIAAADESDFRERYRKRFGRELRRAPIPENCRKSVEAAMLGLPIGLDAIDFSGLTEFERDVLTTIRKIPRGEVRPYAWVARAVRRPRAIRAVGNVMANNPMPFVLPCHRVVPSSGGVGNYAFGPDRKRRVLRSEGAPIELLDSLAREGVRFVGSATTRIYCFPSCRDARRIREENRVPFRSAEDAARKGFRACLRCMPETASA; encoded by the coding sequence ATGCAATGCCGAAACGTGCTGACGCATATCGATGCGATGCGCACCGATGAGATCGATTCGCAGGATCGAGACCGCATCCGTCAGCATCTCGACGACTGCCCGAGCTGCGAGGAATCAGTCACTGATCTCGAGGGATTCGCCGCGCTCGCCCGCTCACTTCGTCACTCCCCTTCCGAGTCGCTCGCCGAACGTGTCTGCAGCTCGGTCCTCGATTCTTACGACTCGTTCGATCTCGATGGTGACCGCGTCTGGGTGGCATTCTCGAGCGCCGGTCTCCGCATGGTCGACATCGCCGCTGCCGATGAAAGTGATTTTCGCGAGCGCTACCGCAAGCGTTTCGGGCGCGAGTTGAGACGCGCGCCGATTCCGGAGAACTGCCGCAAGTCGGTCGAAGCGGCGATGCTCGGGCTCCCGATCGGACTCGATGCAATCGATTTCAGCGGACTGACCGAGTTCGAGCGCGATGTGCTGACCACGATCCGAAAGATTCCGCGAGGTGAGGTCCGGCCCTATGCCTGGGTGGCCCGCGCGGTTCGCCGTCCTCGGGCGATTCGGGCCGTCGGCAACGTGATGGCGAACAATCCGATGCCCTTCGTCCTCCCCTGCCACAGAGTCGTCCCGTCGAGTGGCGGCGTCGGCAACTATGCATTCGGCCCTGATCGCAAGCGGAGAGTCCTTCGATCCGAGGGGGCACCGATCGAGCTTCTCGATTCGCTCGCGCGGGAGGGCGTACGGTTCGTCGGTTCCGCCACGACGCGAATCTACTGCTTCCCCTCCTGCAGGGACGCGCGCAGGATCCGGGAGGAGAACCGAGTTCCGTTCAGAAGCGCGGAGGACGCCGCCCGAAAGGGTTTTCGCGCCTGCCTCCGATGCATGCCGGAGACGGCGAGTGCCTGA
- a CDS encoding TMEM165/GDT1 family protein: protein MPTPEDLQALTAAFTIVFIAELGDKTQLLIVAFAAKIGFARTAITLVLGSILVSGVSAFLGGALQDVLPQRTIQIAAAVLLIGFGLFLLFRGSEEEEEEVKEVRAAGWFRPVAAATTVFVLAEIADKTMLATLALAAGTGRPLPVWAGASAGLIAANVIAIALVGAFIARISDRMRDVGVAVIFIVSGVILLLWS, encoded by the coding sequence ATGCCGACACCGGAAGATCTGCAGGCTTTGACGGCCGCTTTCACGATCGTCTTCATCGCCGAGCTCGGCGACAAGACCCAGCTGCTCATCGTCGCTTTCGCCGCCAAGATCGGATTCGCCCGGACCGCGATTACGCTCGTGCTCGGCAGCATCCTGGTGTCGGGAGTATCGGCCTTCCTCGGCGGAGCACTCCAGGACGTTCTTCCGCAGAGAACGATTCAGATCGCTGCAGCGGTATTGCTGATCGGGTTCGGCCTCTTCCTGCTCTTCAGAGGCTCCGAAGAGGAGGAAGAAGAAGTGAAGGAGGTGCGCGCCGCTGGATGGTTTCGGCCGGTGGCTGCGGCGACGACGGTGTTCGTACTCGCGGAGATCGCGGACAAGACGATGCTCGCGACCCTCGCGCTCGCGGCCGGCACCGGACGCCCTCTGCCGGTCTGGGCTGGAGCCTCGGCCGGGCTGATCGCGGCGAATGTGATCGCCATCGCGCTCGTCGGGGCGTTCATCGCGCGCATCTCGGATCGCATGCGCGACGTCGGAGTCGCCGTGATCTTCATCGTCTCGGGAGTGATCCTGCTCCTCTGGTCGTGA
- a CDS encoding ABC transporter permease, translating to MKKTFAVIKREYLQAVRKKSFLILTVLMPGIFAAMIFVPALLASKAFGSKNVVVVDGTGRLGAAVTEVQGKGEPDADRSPLDTDRGPEIEGAEQQSINSNWIDASGSPDVREVAQPYLDRMVEKSDDGDDVIDGVVIIPGDVFENPEAEMSYFSRSATELVAKERIGRSVNREIQRTRLAERGLPIEDLDQILKTVPFETVQLTRSGEEKRGGDMGFIIAFLFAGLLIFPSFLYGTEVMRGIIQEKTDRVVEILISSMKPIELLAGKVLGLAAVGLTQLAVWVGMAALLYGYAGSKMPAGMTEDFSFVRPAIGVYFMIFFILAYLQYVCVYAIAGAVCNSEKEAQQFITPVILILMIPWILMMPIVLNPESAMSVGLSLFPLFAPITMFVRILVSEPAFWQVALAVAGSILAIWVMFWITAKIFRVGILSYGKRPTIPELWRWLKVA from the coding sequence ATGAAGAAGACATTCGCGGTCATCAAGAGAGAGTATCTGCAGGCGGTCAGGAAGAAATCCTTCCTGATTCTCACCGTTCTGATGCCGGGTATCTTCGCTGCCATGATTTTCGTTCCGGCGTTGCTCGCCTCGAAGGCTTTCGGCAGCAAGAACGTCGTCGTCGTCGACGGAACGGGCCGGCTCGGTGCAGCGGTCACCGAAGTGCAGGGCAAGGGAGAGCCGGATGCCGATCGGTCGCCTCTGGATACCGATCGCGGTCCGGAGATCGAAGGAGCCGAGCAGCAAAGCATCAATTCGAACTGGATCGACGCTTCCGGCTCGCCCGACGTTCGCGAGGTCGCGCAGCCGTACCTCGATCGGATGGTCGAGAAGAGTGACGATGGTGACGACGTCATCGATGGCGTCGTGATCATCCCGGGGGACGTATTCGAGAATCCCGAGGCCGAGATGTCGTACTTCAGTCGTTCGGCGACGGAGCTGGTCGCGAAGGAGCGGATCGGGAGATCCGTCAACCGTGAGATTCAACGGACTCGGCTCGCCGAGCGTGGCCTGCCGATCGAGGATCTCGACCAGATCCTGAAGACCGTTCCCTTCGAGACCGTGCAGCTCACCCGCTCGGGCGAAGAGAAGCGTGGCGGTGACATGGGCTTCATCATCGCGTTTCTTTTTGCCGGGCTGCTCATCTTTCCTTCGTTTCTCTACGGCACCGAGGTGATGCGGGGAATCATCCAGGAGAAGACCGACCGGGTCGTCGAGATCCTCATCTCGTCGATGAAGCCGATCGAGCTTCTCGCCGGTAAGGTTCTGGGGCTTGCCGCCGTCGGGCTGACCCAGCTGGCGGTATGGGTGGGGATGGCCGCTCTCCTGTACGGCTACGCGGGCTCGAAGATGCCGGCCGGCATGACTGAGGATTTCTCGTTCGTCCGACCAGCAATCGGCGTTTACTTCATGATCTTTTTCATTCTCGCGTACCTGCAATACGTCTGCGTGTACGCGATTGCGGGAGCGGTCTGCAACTCGGAGAAGGAAGCGCAGCAGTTCATCACTCCCGTCATTCTCATCCTGATGATCCCCTGGATCCTGATGATGCCGATCGTGCTCAATCCCGAATCGGCGATGTCGGTTGGACTCTCGCTCTTCCCGCTCTTTGCGCCGATCACGATGTTCGTACGCATCCTCGTTTCCGAGCCCGCCTTCTGGCAGGTGGCGCTCGCGGTCGCCGGATCGATCCTTGCCATCTGGGTGATGTTCTGGATCACGGCCAAGATCTTCCGCGTGGGGATTCTCTCCTACGGAAAGCGTCCGACGATTCCCGAGCTGTGGCGATGGCTCAAGGTCGCCTGA
- a CDS encoding ATP-binding cassette domain-containing protein, whose translation MASEIIFDEVGYEAGETTILSGISIAIHPGETVSFIGRSGAGKTSALRMINGLLFPTEGAVTIDGETTKEVDLIELRRRTGYVIQGTGLFPHRTVFDNVATVPRLLGWEEGRVALEVDSMLEAVRLSAPKYRSRFPRSLSGGERQRVGIARALVGKPDILLCDEPFGALDPIVRLELQELIRDLKSRLGATVVFVTHDLTEALRVSDRVLLFEAGSVVVEATTAQFLQSRVPLARTFIDAAGVRAS comes from the coding sequence GTGGCGTCCGAGATCATTTTCGACGAGGTCGGGTACGAGGCAGGTGAAACCACGATTCTTTCCGGAATCTCGATCGCCATTCACCCCGGCGAGACCGTCTCGTTCATTGGTCGGAGCGGCGCCGGAAAGACCTCGGCGCTCCGAATGATCAACGGGCTCCTCTTCCCGACTGAAGGAGCTGTCACCATCGATGGTGAGACGACTAAAGAGGTGGATCTCATCGAGCTGCGAAGGCGGACCGGCTATGTCATCCAGGGAACGGGCCTCTTTCCCCATCGGACCGTTTTCGACAACGTTGCCACCGTCCCTCGACTCCTCGGATGGGAGGAGGGGCGCGTGGCACTCGAAGTCGATTCGATGCTCGAAGCCGTCCGGCTTTCGGCGCCGAAGTACCGCTCGCGGTTTCCCCGGAGCCTGTCGGGGGGCGAGAGACAGCGCGTCGGGATCGCCCGTGCACTCGTCGGCAAGCCGGACATTCTCCTCTGCGACGAGCCGTTCGGCGCGCTCGATCCGATCGTTCGTCTGGAGCTTCAGGAGCTCATCAGAGACCTGAAATCGCGCCTCGGAGCGACGGTCGTGTTCGTCACCCATGATCTGACCGAAGCGCTGCGGGTCTCGGATCGGGTGCTGCTGTTCGAGGCGGGAAGCGTCGTCGTCGAGGCGACGACCGCGCAGTTTCTCCAGTCCCGGGTCCCCCTGGCCAGAACGTTCATCGACGCGGCGGGAGTCCGAGCATCGTGA
- a CDS encoding bacterioferritin codes for MSKELDKPKVVNLLNRILEMELAGVVRYTHYSFMVFGYTRIPIVSWLREQANESMTHAQEAGELLTSLGEHPSLKVGPLLETHKHDIGDILREALGTEREGLKLYEELLTLVEHRDVTLEEYSRQKVYEEQMHLWEVDKMLRKPGDIETFVEQNT; via the coding sequence ATGAGCAAAGAACTGGACAAACCAAAAGTCGTCAATCTGCTGAATCGCATCCTGGAAATGGAGCTTGCAGGAGTCGTGCGCTACACGCACTACTCGTTCATGGTTTTCGGGTACACCCGGATCCCGATCGTCTCCTGGCTCCGGGAGCAGGCCAACGAGTCGATGACCCACGCGCAGGAGGCGGGCGAGCTGCTCACCTCACTCGGTGAACATCCCTCGCTCAAGGTCGGACCACTCCTGGAAACACACAAGCACGACATCGGAGACATTCTCCGGGAGGCGCTCGGCACCGAGCGGGAGGGACTCAAGCTTTATGAGGAGCTGCTGACACTGGTCGAGCACCGTGACGTCACGCTCGAGGAGTACAGCCGGCAGAAGGTCTACGAGGAGCAGATGCATCTGTGGGAGGTCGACAAGATGCTCCGGAAGCCGGGTGACATCGAGACCTTCGTCGAACAGAACACCTGA
- a CDS encoding RNA polymerase sigma factor, translating to MRSTWTGGTALTADSEQLALAVHESRDGAFERLVARFETSLFNYANRLLQSPLDAQEVVQDAFVRAHHALTSQYDGRRVRELALKPWLFRIARNLSLNRRRGHNHDLERPLSEFDDGRIGPLVPAISVTGIVEAREERDALERAIESLPDDARELIVLRFMEEMSYQEIAKCTGQTESALRGRVFRSLKLLRAALSEGEAQSCNAETC from the coding sequence GTGAGAAGCACCTGGACAGGAGGAACGGCTCTGACCGCTGACAGCGAACAACTCGCCCTCGCCGTACATGAATCACGGGACGGCGCCTTCGAGCGGCTGGTCGCGCGGTTCGAGACCTCGCTCTTCAACTATGCGAACAGGCTGCTCCAGAGTCCTCTCGACGCGCAGGAAGTCGTGCAGGACGCATTCGTTCGTGCACACCACGCGCTCACGAGCCAGTACGACGGCCGCCGCGTTCGAGAGCTGGCGCTCAAGCCATGGCTCTTTCGGATTGCACGTAACCTGTCGCTCAACCGGCGGCGCGGTCACAATCACGATCTGGAGCGTCCGCTCTCCGAATTCGACGACGGGAGGATCGGCCCGCTAGTCCCGGCGATATCGGTGACCGGAATCGTCGAGGCGCGGGAGGAAAGGGACGCGCTCGAGCGCGCGATCGAGTCGCTTCCCGACGATGCCCGAGAGCTGATCGTGCTCCGTTTCATGGAAGAGATGTCGTATCAGGAAATCGCAAAGTGCACAGGACAGACCGAATCCGCTCTTCGCGGCCGCGTCTTCCGTTCACTGAAGTTGTTGAGAGCAGCGCTCTCGGAAGGAGAGGCTCAATCATGCAATGCCGAAACGTGCTGA
- a CDS encoding ABC transporter substrate-binding protein, producing MTRFISITLLVISSALGCAEAGRDRIVVGSKNFTESVILGELVAQTLEAYGCAVDRRLNMGGTFVANSALRSGDLDAYPEYSGTALTAILDHEPVMDREEVRRIITEAFERSGIEWSPDLGFENTFAMLVRAEDAEKHSLRTISDLVRVQESFRPGFGYEFADRADGWPGLLEAYGLEFSTAPRTMDLGLTYRALESGEVDLIAGNSTDGLIDKLGLVMLEDDREYFPPYDAAIAYRADIDGKCSGASGALDGLGGAIDESEMRRMNHAVDAEGRTPPQVVRELRDRLE from the coding sequence ATGACGCGGTTCATCTCGATCACTCTCCTCGTGATCTCGTCTGCACTCGGATGCGCCGAGGCCGGGCGGGACCGCATCGTCGTCGGATCGAAGAACTTTACCGAGTCGGTGATCCTCGGGGAGCTCGTTGCGCAGACGCTCGAAGCATATGGGTGTGCCGTCGACCGAAGGCTGAACATGGGAGGGACCTTCGTCGCCAACAGCGCTCTGCGGTCGGGGGACCTCGATGCCTATCCCGAATACTCCGGAACCGCACTGACGGCAATCCTCGATCATGAGCCCGTCATGGACCGTGAAGAAGTGAGGAGAATCATCACCGAGGCGTTCGAGCGCTCCGGGATTGAGTGGAGCCCGGATCTCGGGTTCGAGAATACGTTCGCGATGCTCGTGCGGGCAGAGGATGCGGAGAAACACTCGCTCCGGACCATCAGCGACCTCGTGCGGGTACAGGAAAGCTTCCGGCCGGGATTCGGATACGAGTTCGCGGACCGCGCGGACGGATGGCCGGGACTGCTCGAAGCCTATGGGCTCGAGTTCTCGACGGCTCCACGGACCATGGATCTCGGATTGACCTACCGGGCGCTCGAGAGCGGCGAGGTCGACCTGATCGCGGGCAACTCGACCGACGGCCTGATCGACAAGCTCGGCCTCGTCATGCTCGAGGACGATCGCGAGTATTTTCCGCCTTACGATGCCGCAATCGCCTACCGCGCCGACATCGACGGGAAGTGCTCCGGAGCGAGCGGCGCTCTCGACGGGCTCGGCGGAGCCATCGATGAGAGCGAGATGCGCCGGATGAACCACGCCGTCGATGCGGAAGGCCGCACGCCCCCCCAGGTCGTCAGAGAATTGCGCGACCGATTGGAGTAG
- a CDS encoding ABC transporter permease produces the protein MVTGELGAQIIRLTLEHIRIVGIAVIVATITGIPLGLWCATGTMAGRAVLRVVDAVQTVPSLAMFGFLIPVPFIGGIGTKTAIVALVLYSLLPIVRNTVIGIREVDPDVREAAVAMGMTTGEVRRQIEIPLALPAIIGGVRLAAIIGIGVATIAAAIGGGGLGDFIFRGIAMVDTTLLLAGALPAAVLALAADLIFTRMERTIARRMGR, from the coding sequence ATCGTGACGGGGGAGCTCGGCGCGCAGATCATCCGGCTCACCCTCGAGCACATCCGGATCGTCGGGATCGCGGTGATCGTGGCTACCATCACGGGGATACCCCTCGGTCTCTGGTGCGCGACCGGGACGATGGCAGGGCGCGCGGTGCTGCGTGTCGTCGACGCCGTGCAGACAGTTCCGTCATTGGCCATGTTCGGCTTCCTGATTCCGGTCCCGTTCATCGGAGGAATCGGAACGAAAACCGCGATCGTCGCGCTCGTTCTCTACTCGCTCCTCCCGATCGTCCGGAATACGGTCATCGGAATCCGGGAGGTCGACCCCGATGTGAGGGAGGCCGCCGTCGCGATGGGTATGACCACAGGTGAGGTGAGGCGACAGATCGAGATTCCACTGGCGCTGCCGGCGATCATCGGTGGTGTCCGGCTCGCGGCGATCATCGGGATCGGTGTGGCGACGATCGCCGCGGCGATCGGAGGTGGTGGGCTGGGCGATTTCATCTTTCGAGGAATCGCGATGGTCGACACGACGCTACTGCTGGCAGGGGCGCTGCCGGCCGCCGTGCTCGCGCTCGCCGCGGACCTGATTTTCACGCGGATGGAACGAACGATCGCACGAAGGATGGGCCGATGA
- a CDS encoding ATP-binding cassette domain-containing protein produces the protein METILKVNDIRKTFGKVRAVDGVSFEVPKGSITGLLGRNGAGKTTTIRMITGIFYPDEGTIHWEGEAGSFQDRVGYLPEERGLYKQMKLMEHVLFLAEIKDRVGPEVRERAEYWLDRFELLEKKNVKVEELSKGNQQKIQFIGALLHDPDLIILDEPMSGLDPVNVVLVRNIVRDLRDSGKTILLSTHMMGEAEKLANQIVLIHNGKVVLSGPLDQIRREAARNRVQIDFEGDASFLESLPGVERSTIHGSTAEITMSDGADSQTLLRDVTGRIPIRRFEIATPSLEEIFIDQVGAGTLRDEEPAA, from the coding sequence ATGGAAACGATACTCAAGGTGAACGACATCAGAAAAACGTTCGGAAAAGTCCGTGCGGTCGACGGGGTGAGCTTCGAGGTTCCGAAGGGATCGATCACCGGCCTGCTCGGTCGGAACGGTGCCGGGAAGACGACGACGATCCGGATGATCACCGGGATTTTCTATCCGGATGAAGGAACGATTCACTGGGAAGGTGAAGCTGGATCTTTCCAGGACAGGGTCGGTTATCTCCCGGAGGAGCGCGGTCTCTACAAGCAGATGAAGCTGATGGAGCACGTACTCTTTCTGGCGGAGATCAAGGATCGAGTCGGTCCGGAGGTTCGCGAGCGCGCCGAATACTGGCTCGATCGTTTCGAGCTGCTCGAAAAGAAGAACGTGAAGGTCGAAGAGCTCTCGAAAGGGAATCAGCAGAAGATCCAGTTCATCGGCGCGCTGCTCCACGATCCCGATCTGATCATCCTCGACGAGCCGATGTCGGGTCTCGATCCGGTGAACGTCGTCCTGGTACGCAACATCGTGCGGGACCTCCGGGACTCCGGAAAGACTATCCTTCTCTCGACGCACATGATGGGAGAAGCCGAAAAGCTCGCGAATCAGATCGTTCTGATCCACAACGGCAAAGTCGTTCTTTCGGGCCCGCTCGACCAGATCCGCCGGGAAGCTGCACGGAACCGCGTTCAGATTGATTTCGAGGGAGACGCGTCGTTTCTCGAGTCGCTTCCCGGAGTCGAGCGAAGCACCATCCATGGATCCACCGCCGAGATCACGATGAGCGACGGAGCCGATTCCCAGACACTGCTTCGCGACGTCACCGGCCGGATCCCGATCCGGCGGTTCGAGATCGCGACTCCATCACTCGAAGAGATATTCATCGACCAGGTCGGCGCCGGAACGTTGCGCGACGAGGAGCCGGCGGCATGA
- a CDS encoding M48 family metallopeptidase, producing the protein MKRLGIFFGIVTIAGGIAIGLQAARSESGEEDSAASEVLEEAGLTVTEEMRRHSLTRNVIYFGGAAASWIALAVLLWSGWSRRIRNVSERVTDGRLGSRLLYAALLVTALSLMLFPIELYAGFIVPHQYDLSNQSFAEWLIEGVKGFLIAVVLSAPLMAGVLALIDRWPKRWWLAAWALSVPLTIVLVFLAPIVIEPLFNDFKPLGRSALEKRLLNLANDVGIADSRVFEVDKSKQTRTLNAYVTGVGTSKRIVIWDTLLDAMSDDEVVFVMAHEMGHDVRHDLWKGMAFSAVVTFAAFGLGSIVIARGISRFGRSWGARGPSDPVVLPWMLLSGSVLMFLISPGINAYSRAVERRADLFALEHTGLATDGASAFATLAKAAKTDPDPHPFIRFWRYGHPTIVERIELALRWDEEHARTGDRQR; encoded by the coding sequence ATGAAACGACTGGGAATCTTCTTCGGCATCGTTACCATCGCTGGTGGCATTGCGATCGGCCTTCAGGCTGCCCGCAGCGAGTCCGGCGAGGAAGATTCCGCCGCTTCGGAGGTTCTCGAGGAAGCTGGCCTGACCGTCACCGAGGAGATGAGGCGACACAGCCTGACGCGCAACGTCATCTACTTCGGCGGGGCCGCCGCCAGCTGGATCGCCCTCGCAGTCCTCCTCTGGAGCGGGTGGTCCAGGCGGATACGGAATGTTTCGGAAAGGGTCACCGACGGCCGTCTCGGCTCGCGTCTTCTGTACGCTGCACTGCTCGTGACGGCCCTTTCGCTGATGCTCTTTCCGATCGAGCTGTACGCCGGCTTCATCGTTCCTCACCAGTACGATCTGTCGAACCAGTCGTTCGCCGAATGGCTGATCGAAGGAGTCAAGGGCTTTCTGATCGCCGTCGTTCTCTCGGCACCTCTGATGGCGGGTGTGCTCGCGCTGATCGACCGCTGGCCGAAGCGATGGTGGCTCGCGGCCTGGGCGCTGAGCGTGCCGCTGACGATCGTGCTGGTCTTTCTCGCGCCGATTGTGATCGAGCCGCTCTTCAATGACTTCAAACCGCTCGGAAGGTCGGCGCTCGAAAAGCGGCTTCTGAATCTCGCAAATGACGTCGGGATTGCGGACTCGCGGGTTTTCGAGGTCGACAAGTCGAAGCAGACGAGGACGCTGAATGCCTACGTCACCGGAGTCGGAACCTCCAAACGAATCGTCATCTGGGACACGCTGCTCGATGCGATGAGCGATGACGAGGTGGTGTTCGTGATGGCACACGAGATGGGACACGACGTCCGCCATGATTTGTGGAAGGGGATGGCGTTCTCGGCGGTGGTGACGTTTGCCGCGTTCGGGCTCGGATCGATCGTCATCGCGCGAGGGATCTCGCGTTTCGGGCGCTCCTGGGGCGCGCGGGGACCATCCGACCCGGTCGTGCTTCCCTGGATGCTTCTCAGCGGCTCGGTGCTGATGTTCCTGATCAGCCCCGGCATCAACGCCTATTCACGGGCGGTCGAGCGTCGGGCAGACCTTTTTGCGCTCGAGCACACCGGGCTCGCAACGGACGGTGCGAGCGCATTCGCGACGCTTGCGAAAGCCGCGAAGACTGACCCTGATCCGCATCCGTTCATCCGATTCTGGCGCTACGGCCATCCCACGATCGTCGAGCGGATCGAGCTCGCGCTTCGATGGGACGAGGAGCACGCGCGAACCGGCGACCGGCAGCGCTGA